One endosymbiont 'TC1' of Trimyema compressum genomic window, TGTCATTTTACCTGCAATTATAGGGGTTATTTTGATTTTAATAGTTATTTTTCAAAGACCTTTAAAAAGGTTAACAAGAAAAGGGGTTGGGAAAGTACTTAAAATTATAGCGATTGCTTTAATTAGTTTCTATTTACTTGCTATGGCTGGTCTTTTAATTAATGTTCAAATTAATAAGAATAAGGTGCCTAGCTACAAGGCTGAGGCAGTTATTGTTTTAGGAGCTGGTTTAAATGGGGCAAAACCCTCTCTTCAATTACAGAAGAGATTAAATAAGGCAATTGAATTTAACCAAGAAAATAAAAATGCAATTATGGTAGTTTCTGGAGGACAAGGGGCTGATGAGCTAATTTCTGAGGCAGAAGCTATGAAAATCTATTTAGTTGAAAAAGG contains:
- a CDS encoding YdcF family protein, which translates into the protein MIIINIIILITGFTLIIQTINISKIVNFNLGVILPAIIGVILILIVIFQRPLKRLTRKGVGKVLKIIAIALISFYLLAMAGLLINVQINKNKVPSYKAEAVIVLGAGLNGAKPSLQLQKRLNKAIEFNQENKNAIMVVSGGQGADELISEAEAMKIYLVEKGLPEDRIIMESQSKSTYENFVFSKEILDKKYNGNSYNTIFITNDFHVLRASIIADRSGFKNIEGIGSDSFTQSILNDYLREGLAVIKTFIIGK